One Nonomuraea angiospora DNA segment encodes these proteins:
- a CDS encoding UTRA domain-containing protein, with protein sequence MPVDDWVEEVGARLGTAEECERLRRAPGTIMVTIQRTYYSGETQVETADIVVPADRFTLVYTGKMGRVSGPGKPPAEEGS encoded by the coding sequence ATGCCCGTTGACGACTGGGTGGAAGAAGTCGGGGCACGGCTAGGGACGGCCGAGGAATGCGAGCGGCTACGGCGCGCACCCGGAACGATCATGGTGACGATCCAGCGGACGTACTACTCGGGGGAGACGCAGGTCGAGACGGCCGACATCGTGGTACCGGCCGACCGGTTCACGCTGGTCTACACCGGCAAGATGGGGCGTGTCTCCGGCCCCGGCAAGCCACCCGCCGAGGAGGGCTCCTAA
- a CDS encoding Crp/Fnr family transcriptional regulator, producing the protein MRHRLLEETLAPNRWPIGTFMHRLTDELRSELLGLGTLRSLPAGHVLIRQGDRGTSVWILLDALVKVAGGVENGVEATLAIRVSGDIVGDMAAMDGSPRSATVTTCGRAVCQQVKGPVFRSFVARRPAAALALTQVVAERLRWANQRRLDFAGYETKVCLARVLIGLISRHGRTTDDGVSIGVPLTRAELGMLVGAKEITTQKALRELAAEGVIRRGHRDVVVKDLAGLTALADIPFLAKPYF; encoded by the coding sequence GTGAGACATCGCCTGCTGGAGGAAACTTTGGCACCCAACCGATGGCCGATCGGCACCTTCATGCACCGTCTGACGGACGAATTGCGCTCGGAGCTTCTTGGGCTCGGGACCTTGCGCTCGCTCCCGGCCGGACACGTGCTGATCAGGCAAGGAGATCGCGGCACATCGGTTTGGATCCTGTTGGACGCGCTGGTCAAGGTGGCTGGGGGCGTTGAGAACGGTGTGGAGGCGACCCTGGCGATCCGGGTGTCGGGTGACATCGTGGGCGATATGGCCGCTATGGATGGGTCGCCGCGGTCAGCGACCGTGACCACTTGCGGGCGCGCTGTCTGCCAACAGGTCAAGGGCCCGGTGTTCCGCTCTTTCGTGGCCCGGCGCCCGGCTGCGGCACTGGCGCTGACGCAGGTCGTGGCCGAGCGGCTGCGTTGGGCCAATCAACGGCGCCTCGACTTCGCCGGGTATGAGACGAAGGTCTGCTTGGCACGTGTGTTGATCGGGCTGATCTCGCGGCACGGCCGTACCACGGATGACGGCGTGAGCATCGGCGTCCCGCTCACGAGAGCCGAGCTGGGCATGCTGGTGGGCGCCAAGGAGATCACGACGCAGAAGGCGCTGCGCGAACTGGCCGCGGAGGGGGTCATTCGGCGAGGGCACCGCGATGTGGTGGTGAAGGACCTGGCAGGGCTGACTGCGCTCGCCGACATCCCGTTCCTCGCCAAGCCATATTTCTAA
- a CDS encoding sensor histidine kinase encodes MHDSSPGRMAAALPYLLAALPLALPLIVLAARAPVSPPPKMFADMAVGAAALVLLRWRHRGPWQTALVTALATAFSLTALGPAVVAYGSLAAHRRWRQTAAVAVVFWVCVASSTRWSDNRLLTLVYAVAAAVILAGSTLFGLYLASRRDLAAARRAAEVAARAQWAEQAKLEERLKIAQEMHDVLAHRISLLAMLAGGLAYREDLSAEQTRETALAIQENAHQSLNELRAVLGTLRREDGLAPPQPTLAHLDALFDEVRAAGQRVEVDDAISCRDALPAQTGRHAYRIVQEALTNARKHAPGSAVTAELGGRPGEGLRIRVSNAAPPGGSAGPGGRLGLVGLAERTRMAGGTLTHAVRGGRFVLDARLPWEA; translated from the coding sequence GTGCACGATTCGTCCCCCGGCCGCATGGCCGCCGCGCTGCCCTACCTGCTCGCCGCGCTGCCGCTCGCCCTGCCGCTGATCGTGCTGGCCGCCCGCGCGCCCGTGAGTCCTCCGCCCAAGATGTTCGCGGACATGGCCGTGGGGGCCGCCGCGCTCGTCCTGCTGCGGTGGCGGCATCGCGGGCCGTGGCAGACCGCGCTGGTCACCGCGCTGGCCACCGCCTTCTCGTTGACGGCGCTCGGCCCGGCCGTCGTCGCGTACGGGTCGCTGGCCGCGCATCGGCGTTGGCGGCAGACGGCGGCGGTGGCAGTCGTGTTCTGGGTGTGCGTCGCGTCCTCCACCCGGTGGTCGGACAACCGGCTGCTGACCCTCGTGTACGCGGTGGCCGCGGCCGTGATCCTGGCCGGGAGCACCCTGTTCGGGCTCTACCTGGCGAGCCGGCGCGACCTGGCCGCCGCCCGGCGAGCCGCCGAGGTCGCGGCGCGGGCTCAGTGGGCGGAACAGGCCAAGCTGGAGGAGCGGCTCAAGATAGCCCAGGAGATGCACGACGTGCTGGCGCACCGGATCTCGCTGCTGGCGATGCTGGCGGGCGGGCTGGCCTACCGGGAGGACCTGTCCGCCGAGCAGACCCGCGAGACCGCTCTGGCCATCCAGGAGAACGCGCACCAGTCGCTCAACGAGCTGCGCGCCGTGCTCGGCACGCTGCGGCGCGAGGACGGCCTCGCGCCGCCGCAGCCGACGCTGGCGCACCTGGACGCCCTGTTCGACGAGGTACGGGCCGCCGGGCAGCGGGTCGAGGTGGACGACGCCATCTCCTGCCGCGACGCGCTGCCGGCGCAGACGGGGCGGCACGCGTACCGGATCGTGCAGGAGGCGCTCACGAACGCGCGCAAGCACGCGCCGGGCAGCGCCGTGACGGCCGAGCTGGGCGGGCGGCCGGGTGAGGGCCTGCGGATCAGGGTGAGCAACGCGGCCCCGCCCGGCGGTTCCGCGGGGCCCGGAGGGCGGCTGGGGCTGGTGGGGCTGGCGGAACGGACCCGGATGGCCGGGGGCACGCTCACGCATGCCGTACGAGGTGGGCGTTTTGTCCTGGACGCCCGGTTGCCGTGGGAGGCTTGA
- a CDS encoding CU044_5270 family protein produces the protein MDDLNAVASLLAKPEPSAEAISRSRGRLQDRMTRGRARRHRGLLLPVLGMAVAAAVAVAVIVTSVFPPAAAPVSGRDVLLMAAASAEHIPQGTGTYWHITRTWQGPDGLQEQESWTTRDGHRWSRNEPYATPGSVVEDPAPFRLMGAEIGFEELEGLPADPEQLKERIAGLPRRESAMILADRQGELVSPLITLITELPTPAQVRSAAFEVLAATPGVKNAGPVEGGQELLIPLSGNLEIRMVVDPEAARVARANVLLTAEGGSMMSNSYISVTTEWTDQPPR, from the coding sequence GTGGATGACCTGAACGCCGTCGCGAGCCTGCTGGCCAAGCCCGAACCGTCCGCCGAGGCGATCAGCCGCAGCAGGGGACGTCTCCAGGACAGGATGACGCGGGGCCGCGCCCGTCGGCACCGCGGCCTGCTCCTACCGGTGCTGGGCATGGCGGTCGCCGCCGCGGTGGCCGTCGCCGTGATCGTCACCAGTGTGTTTCCGCCCGCCGCCGCGCCGGTCTCGGGCAGGGACGTCCTGCTCATGGCAGCGGCCAGCGCCGAGCACATCCCCCAGGGCACGGGGACCTATTGGCACATCACGCGTACGTGGCAGGGCCCGGACGGGCTCCAGGAGCAGGAGAGCTGGACCACCCGCGACGGCCACCGCTGGTCCAGGAACGAGCCGTACGCCACTCCCGGCTCCGTCGTCGAGGACCCGGCCCCGTTCAGGCTCATGGGCGCCGAGATCGGTTTCGAGGAGCTCGAAGGACTTCCGGCGGATCCGGAGCAGCTGAAGGAGCGCATCGCCGGGCTTCCCCGGCGTGAGAGCGCCATGATCCTTGCCGACCGGCAAGGCGAGCTCGTCTCCCCGCTGATCACCTTGATCACGGAGCTGCCGACGCCCGCGCAGGTCCGTTCGGCCGCATTCGAGGTCCTCGCCGCGACGCCGGGGGTCAAGAACGCGGGGCCGGTCGAGGGCGGGCAGGAACTGCTGATCCCGCTCTCAGGGAACCTGGAGATCAGGATGGTCGTCGATCCCGAGGCCGCCCGGGTGGCGCGCGCCAACGTCCTGCTGACCGCCGAAGGGGGCTCGATGATGAGCAACTCGTATATCTCGGTGACCACCGAGTGGACGGACCAGCCGCCGCGGTGA
- a CDS encoding ABC transporter permease, whose protein sequence is MTPALTPEQEPGTGHIPFGRLLRAETRKLFDTRSSMIMTGLMAVLALALVAGRAAVLTEPPKLFTLAGSAAIALGILLPVLAVLTVTAEWSHRTALTTFALEPRRARVLAAKCLPALGTAVVACLFALAAAVPATAVTATVRGVEPSWNVAPQTVLGWITVMVLMTAQGLAMGLLLLNAPAAIVICMAGTALWSFVAQLGETGETLAAWLDLNATTNPLMGGTWTWEAAARLATSVLAWIVIPGGLGFLRVVRKDVN, encoded by the coding sequence ATGACCCCCGCCCTGACCCCCGAACAGGAGCCCGGCACGGGCCACATCCCCTTCGGCCGGTTGCTCCGGGCCGAGACCCGCAAGCTGTTCGACACCCGCAGCAGCATGATCATGACGGGGCTCATGGCCGTCCTGGCGCTCGCCCTCGTCGCCGGCCGGGCCGCCGTGCTGACCGAGCCGCCGAAGCTGTTCACCCTGGCCGGCAGCGCGGCCATCGCCCTGGGAATCCTGCTGCCCGTCCTGGCCGTGCTGACGGTGACGGCGGAGTGGAGCCACCGTACGGCGCTGACGACGTTCGCACTGGAGCCGCGCCGGGCGCGGGTGCTGGCCGCCAAGTGCCTCCCGGCACTGGGCACCGCCGTGGTGGCATGCCTGTTCGCACTGGCGGCGGCCGTACCGGCGACAGCCGTCACGGCGACCGTACGGGGCGTGGAGCCGTCCTGGAACGTCGCCCCGCAGACCGTCCTCGGATGGATCACGGTGATGGTGCTGATGACCGCGCAGGGCCTGGCGATGGGCCTGCTGCTCCTGAACGCCCCGGCGGCCATCGTGATCTGCATGGCCGGTACGGCGCTGTGGAGCTTCGTCGCCCAACTCGGCGAGACGGGCGAGACCCTGGCCGCATGGCTGGACCTCAACGCGACGACCAACCCGCTCATGGGCGGCACTTGGACGTGGGAAGCCGCCGCCCGCCTGGCCACATCGGTCCTGGCCTGGATCGTCATCCCCGGCGGGCTCGGGTTCCTGCGCGTCGTCAGAAAGGACGTGAACTGA
- a CDS encoding DUF6571 family protein, producing MGDFERDLGQAEATLVRNEPLIRRTLQDLDLDTSRLNAIRELGNWIGAKRPELRRRNDTIQAVSPEWGPAAPGGMRPFDEALYSGASGDAEVYAAAAKLSELDRSSEVDEKTVAQLEKRAGDTDFATSLMYALGTERFRHLMAALAYQKDARKQRVQAALGKALGSASSRLSTSWRKELLTNLRVPVDQHALAALLPYGTFNRDFLVATAKTLEALDRKTAKDNLSGGIPQDPMIGVMKALANHPKAAQDFFAGDPSVLKRYVTERPMYDDGAAFGMALEAATMTYRDRDGTPQEPSPGFTSAAIARDFIHWEAQRVLAGTEGPSFATTGTTARILAAYINDVNRAAKMADVSDSKIYGPDRVYQPKEGQIWGAQFNREDLRKVMEDAFKQDPKALATVLAAETTWSRKLLDYGAAQAADGTGIKALKANAQETGAGFGLITDASGLATIQKGKELDEAQERNMQIFMAVVSTGLAIPQTAPWAITAGVVGSWNSMIEGSAATEKNTNKATYDANTAKEKAKFLLDQMAVDAMLKHGLFGKAESATATHPWSSLEGLGKGEDPRKSPNNFLKDDGNSLMTLHEMAPYQGDIHPRLQAYQRWLYDGLAGDPWEKIAGDLDAGFERGFSEYKPS from the coding sequence ATGGGCGACTTCGAACGCGACCTGGGCCAGGCGGAGGCCACGCTGGTCAGGAACGAACCACTGATCCGCCGCACGTTGCAGGACCTCGATCTGGACACCTCTCGGTTGAACGCAATACGGGAACTAGGCAACTGGATCGGCGCCAAGCGTCCGGAGTTACGCCGCCGCAACGACACGATCCAGGCCGTGAGCCCGGAATGGGGCCCAGCGGCACCAGGAGGAATGAGACCCTTCGACGAGGCCCTGTACAGCGGCGCCTCCGGCGATGCCGAGGTGTACGCCGCCGCGGCCAAGTTGAGCGAACTCGACCGGTCCAGTGAGGTGGACGAGAAGACCGTCGCCCAGTTGGAGAAGCGGGCGGGTGACACAGATTTCGCCACGTCGCTGATGTACGCGCTCGGGACCGAGCGGTTTCGTCATCTCATGGCGGCGCTCGCGTACCAGAAGGACGCAAGGAAGCAGCGTGTGCAGGCAGCACTGGGTAAAGCGCTCGGCTCGGCCAGCTCGCGGCTGAGCACGTCATGGCGAAAAGAACTGCTCACCAACCTCAGGGTGCCGGTGGATCAGCACGCGCTGGCAGCACTGCTCCCGTACGGCACGTTCAACCGGGACTTCCTGGTGGCAACGGCCAAGACGCTGGAGGCTCTGGATCGGAAGACGGCGAAGGACAACCTCTCGGGAGGTATCCCGCAGGATCCGATGATCGGCGTGATGAAGGCGCTGGCCAACCACCCCAAAGCGGCCCAGGACTTCTTCGCCGGCGATCCCAGCGTGCTGAAGCGCTATGTGACCGAACGCCCCATGTACGACGACGGGGCAGCCTTCGGCATGGCGCTGGAGGCCGCGACAATGACCTACCGAGACCGCGACGGCACGCCACAGGAACCATCGCCGGGCTTTACCTCGGCCGCAATAGCCCGGGATTTCATCCACTGGGAGGCTCAGCGAGTCCTGGCAGGCACCGAAGGCCCTTCCTTCGCGACCACCGGCACCACAGCCCGCATCCTCGCCGCCTACATCAACGACGTCAACCGCGCCGCCAAGATGGCCGATGTCAGTGATTCAAAAATCTACGGACCCGACCGTGTCTATCAGCCGAAAGAGGGTCAGATCTGGGGCGCGCAGTTCAATAGAGAGGATCTGCGCAAGGTCATGGAAGATGCGTTCAAGCAGGATCCAAAAGCGCTGGCCACGGTTCTGGCGGCCGAGACCACATGGTCGAGAAAACTGCTGGACTACGGCGCCGCACAGGCTGCAGACGGCACGGGCATCAAAGCTCTGAAAGCCAACGCACAAGAAACCGGAGCAGGCTTCGGGCTGATTACCGACGCAAGCGGGCTCGCCACCATCCAAAAAGGCAAGGAACTGGACGAGGCGCAGGAGCGGAACATGCAGATATTCATGGCGGTGGTCAGCACTGGGCTCGCGATTCCGCAGACAGCCCCCTGGGCGATAACAGCCGGAGTCGTGGGCTCGTGGAACAGCATGATCGAAGGCTCCGCCGCGACCGAAAAGAATACGAACAAGGCGACGTACGACGCCAACACAGCGAAGGAGAAGGCGAAGTTCCTGCTCGATCAAATGGCCGTCGACGCTATGCTCAAGCATGGGCTGTTCGGCAAGGCAGAGTCTGCCACCGCCACGCATCCATGGAGTTCTTTGGAAGGGCTGGGAAAGGGAGAAGACCCTCGGAAGTCACCCAATAACTTCTTGAAAGACGACGGGAACTCGCTGATGACGCTGCATGAGATGGCTCCGTACCAGGGTGACATCCACCCACGGCTCCAGGCCTACCAAAGATGGCTCTACGACGGCCTCGCCGGGGATCCGTGGGAGAAGATCGCTGGCGATTTGGACGCGGGGTTCGAAAGAGGGTTCTCGGAGTACAAGCCGTCATGA
- a CDS encoding response regulator transcription factor — protein MIRVVIVDDDPMVRTGLRLILGGEPDLDLAGEAGDGKQAMDVIRDLRPDVVLMDIRMPEQDGLVTTELLLSRPAPPRILVLTTFDADDLVLRALRLGAHGFLLKDAPPPKMIEAVRAVARGEPVLSPSVARQVIAVATGGHEPRRPRALAELAVLTEREREVAIEVARGGSNAEIAASLSVSVATVKANITRIFAKLGTDNRVHVAMKVRDAGLL, from the coding sequence GTGATCAGAGTGGTGATCGTGGACGACGACCCGATGGTACGCACGGGGTTGCGCCTCATCCTGGGCGGCGAGCCCGATCTCGACCTGGCCGGCGAGGCCGGGGACGGCAAGCAGGCCATGGACGTGATCCGCGACCTGCGGCCCGACGTCGTGCTGATGGACATCCGCATGCCGGAGCAGGACGGCCTCGTCACCACCGAGCTGCTCCTCAGCCGGCCGGCGCCGCCCCGGATCCTGGTGCTGACGACGTTCGACGCCGACGACCTCGTGCTGCGCGCCCTGCGGCTCGGCGCGCACGGCTTCCTGCTGAAGGACGCGCCGCCGCCGAAGATGATCGAGGCCGTGCGGGCGGTGGCGCGGGGGGAGCCGGTGCTGTCGCCGAGCGTGGCGCGCCAGGTCATCGCCGTCGCCACCGGCGGCCACGAGCCGCGCCGGCCACGGGCGCTGGCGGAGCTGGCCGTGCTCACCGAGCGCGAGCGGGAGGTCGCGATCGAGGTGGCCAGGGGCGGCTCGAACGCCGAGATCGCCGCGAGCCTGTCGGTCAGTGTGGCGACCGTGAAGGCCAACATCACCCGCATCTTCGCCAAACTGGGCACCGACAACCGGGTCCACGTCGCGATGAAGGTCCGTGACGCCGGTCTCCTCTGA
- a CDS encoding Pycsar system effector family protein, which yields MFHKIVRALTQTTPDQRQAAEDDACTYGTQLLREAREELNRADTKAQVLLGIVGIGLGAVTGGLLAGSWSPFALSNAVEWLWWVGAAAALASAVVLAGAVYPRLDRRRIHGAAMYYADILHLDSPATVAGALMRSSTRDLERVADQLYRVSHIVGQKYRLIRWGFWLLLGGMAATVSATLINVVLTGSSQ from the coding sequence GTGTTCCACAAGATCGTGCGAGCCCTCACCCAGACCACTCCAGACCAACGGCAGGCAGCCGAGGACGATGCTTGCACCTACGGAACACAGTTGCTCAGAGAGGCCCGCGAGGAGCTCAACAGGGCGGACACCAAGGCCCAGGTCCTTCTCGGTATCGTTGGCATCGGCCTTGGCGCCGTCACTGGCGGCCTCCTCGCGGGAAGCTGGTCACCTTTCGCGTTATCGAACGCCGTGGAGTGGTTGTGGTGGGTTGGGGCGGCGGCAGCTCTGGCGTCCGCGGTGGTCCTCGCCGGCGCGGTCTATCCGCGGTTGGATCGGCGAAGAATTCACGGTGCCGCCATGTACTACGCCGACATCCTTCACCTCGACTCACCGGCGACCGTCGCCGGCGCTCTCATGCGGTCCTCGACACGGGACCTGGAGCGGGTCGCTGATCAGCTGTACCGGGTCAGCCACATCGTCGGGCAGAAGTATCGTCTTATCCGCTGGGGGTTCTGGCTGCTCCTCGGTGGAATGGCGGCCACGGTGAGCGCGACGCTCATCAACGTTGTGCTCACCGGATCTTCGCAGTGA
- a CDS encoding pentapeptide repeat-containing protein codes for MDAPIFSTFDAEEFEKFCRDLLSRLGFQQINWRKGATRGVNAGDGGRDIEAVYPRIDPDRNQFFERWFVECKHHAKAVSRGQLNELLAAAEANGADVALFMVSGHLSNSAKDHLEQYARNRKPPFRIKYWEGHDLYALIERSYGVGQATAMQDTSEMRFIDALIRLNHENANVRAGALSLLERVGETTAEWRQRVIDRICHYLRHGHHGHIDDETRKVAQKILTDHLSPYGEGSPWSGIRLDLAGAHLVSLDLTKADIMAADFTGCRFTGATHFNGVRFGDNAMFDGSTFDDGVDFHGAKFEGPASFQRCSFQDHVSFSHARFQSMTDFSDTVFSCIAGFSSTAFDNVAVFIGAVFKKDALFPGVQVRNDAIFTDVRFETEACFELARLDAVVDFGNCHVGIDMDFSVELNGLYSPTLPPGFRLVRKGFLEVAVVKERRRGRTERIGSSGRTRGPHI; via the coding sequence ATGGACGCCCCCATATTCTCGACGTTCGATGCGGAAGAGTTCGAGAAATTCTGCCGCGACCTATTGAGCAGACTGGGATTTCAACAGATCAACTGGCGTAAAGGCGCCACACGCGGAGTGAACGCGGGCGATGGTGGGCGGGACATCGAGGCGGTCTATCCTCGCATCGACCCGGACAGAAATCAATTTTTCGAGCGATGGTTCGTCGAATGCAAACATCATGCTAAAGCTGTCTCCCGTGGACAGCTTAACGAATTGCTGGCGGCTGCGGAAGCCAACGGAGCAGACGTAGCGCTTTTCATGGTCAGCGGACACTTGTCCAACAGCGCCAAAGACCATCTCGAACAGTATGCCAGAAATAGGAAACCCCCTTTTCGGATCAAATACTGGGAGGGTCACGATCTGTACGCACTGATCGAGCGCTCCTATGGTGTCGGCCAGGCGACAGCCATGCAGGACACCTCCGAGATGCGTTTCATCGACGCGCTCATCCGACTCAACCACGAGAACGCGAATGTACGAGCAGGGGCTTTGTCTCTGCTCGAGAGGGTCGGCGAAACCACGGCCGAGTGGCGGCAGCGAGTGATCGACCGAATCTGTCACTACCTGCGCCACGGTCATCACGGGCATATCGATGACGAGACCCGCAAGGTCGCGCAGAAGATTCTCACGGACCACCTCTCTCCCTATGGCGAAGGCAGTCCTTGGAGCGGCATACGACTGGATCTGGCCGGAGCCCATCTAGTGAGCCTGGACCTGACCAAGGCCGACATCATGGCCGCCGACTTCACCGGTTGCCGTTTCACCGGCGCTACGCACTTCAATGGCGTCCGCTTCGGCGACAATGCTATGTTCGACGGCTCGACTTTCGACGACGGCGTAGATTTCCATGGGGCCAAATTTGAAGGCCCCGCTTCCTTCCAGAGATGCTCCTTCCAGGACCACGTCTCTTTCTCCCATGCCCGTTTTCAATCGATGACCGATTTCAGCGACACCGTCTTCTCGTGCATCGCCGGGTTCAGCAGCACTGCGTTCGACAACGTGGCAGTATTCATCGGCGCTGTCTTCAAAAAAGATGCCTTGTTTCCCGGCGTCCAGGTCCGCAATGATGCGATATTCACAGACGTGCGCTTCGAAACTGAGGCATGCTTCGAGCTGGCGAGGCTCGATGCCGTGGTCGACTTTGGCAATTGCCATGTGGGGATTGACATGGATTTCTCGGTCGAGCTCAACGGTCTCTACTCTCCCACGCTTCCGCCCGGATTCCGGCTTGTTCGCAAGGGGTTCCTCGAGGTCGCCGTCGTCAAGGAACGTCGAAGGGGACGTACCGAGCGCATCGGCAGCTCAGGGCGGACTCGGGGACCTCATATATGA
- a CDS encoding RidA family protein, translating to MGTLMAVSLINPDRHVRVPIYHHVAVATGSRQVHIAGQVAWDENGDLVAPGDLAGQVAQVYRNVAKALDAAGATFHDVVRFTWYAAGWKREMYDAFNAGIEQAALEFDLATPPLALIGVDVLFEPGILIEAEVTAIID from the coding sequence ATGGGAACTCTCATGGCCGTCTCGCTCATCAACCCCGACCGGCATGTCCGAGTCCCGATCTACCACCACGTCGCGGTGGCGACGGGCAGCAGGCAGGTCCACATCGCGGGACAAGTCGCCTGGGACGAGAACGGCGACCTCGTGGCACCGGGCGACCTCGCCGGACAGGTCGCCCAGGTCTACCGCAACGTCGCCAAGGCGCTCGACGCGGCAGGAGCGACGTTCCACGACGTCGTCCGCTTCACGTGGTACGCCGCCGGCTGGAAGAGGGAGATGTACGACGCCTTCAACGCGGGAATCGAGCAGGCGGCCCTCGAGTTCGATCTCGCCACGCCGCCGCTCGCGCTGATCGGGGTGGACGTCCTGTTCGAGCCCGGCATCCTCATCGAGGCCGAGGTCACCGCGATCATCGATTGA
- a CDS encoding RNA polymerase sigma factor, producing the protein MSAEVSEQVTDAELVARYRRDPDLFTAVHDRYYRDIYLYVAGRLDTQIAEDLAAETFLLAFDQRDRYDPERGDLRPWLFGIATNLIARHRRKETRHYKALAKLGPEPVVEGHEDRVVTSVAAERMQPYLARALAALSGGERDVLLLVALGQLSYDEVAQALGIAVGTVGSRLSRARSKILALVDKENARG; encoded by the coding sequence GTGAGCGCCGAAGTGAGCGAACAGGTGACCGACGCCGAGCTCGTCGCCCGGTACCGGCGCGACCCCGACCTGTTCACCGCCGTCCACGACCGCTACTACCGCGACATCTACCTGTACGTCGCCGGCCGCCTGGACACGCAGATCGCCGAGGACCTCGCCGCCGAGACGTTCTTGCTGGCCTTCGACCAGCGCGACCGGTACGACCCGGAACGCGGAGACCTTCGGCCCTGGTTGTTCGGCATCGCCACCAATCTGATCGCCAGGCACCGCCGCAAGGAGACGCGCCACTACAAGGCGCTGGCCAAGCTCGGGCCCGAGCCCGTCGTGGAAGGCCACGAGGACCGGGTCGTCACCTCTGTCGCCGCCGAGCGCATGCAGCCGTACCTGGCCAGGGCGCTCGCCGCCCTGTCCGGTGGCGAGCGCGACGTGCTGCTGCTCGTGGCCCTGGGCCAGCTCAGCTATGACGAAGTGGCTCAGGCGCTCGGCATCGCCGTCGGCACCGTGGGCTCCCGGCTCAGCCGGGCCCGCAGCAAGATCCTCGCCCTCGTTGACAAGGAGAACGCCCGTGGATGA
- a CDS encoding ABC transporter ATP-binding protein, translating into MIEFQRVSKAYKGVKALDDVSFTAPPGAVTGFLGPNGAGKSTALRILAGLTRPTSGSATVLGRPYARLDRPGYDVGTLLDAGAHHPGRSGREVLTLGALMLGLPRSRVGEVLEMAGLSGREGGRAVGGYSLGMRQRLGIGHALLGRPRALILDEPANGLDPQGIQWLRGLLRGLADDGCAVLLSSHLLHEVEQVADHIVMIGRGRVLAQGTVAELSRGHGLERTFLDLTSDADRSWT; encoded by the coding sequence GTGATCGAATTCCAGCGGGTCAGCAAGGCGTACAAAGGGGTGAAGGCTCTCGACGACGTGTCCTTCACCGCGCCGCCGGGCGCCGTCACCGGCTTCCTCGGCCCCAACGGGGCCGGAAAATCCACCGCTCTGCGCATCCTGGCCGGGCTCACCCGGCCCACGTCGGGCTCGGCGACCGTGCTCGGCCGGCCGTACGCGCGGCTCGACCGCCCCGGCTACGACGTCGGCACGCTGCTCGACGCCGGCGCCCACCATCCCGGCCGCAGCGGCAGGGAGGTGCTCACCCTGGGCGCGCTGATGCTCGGCCTGCCCAGATCGCGCGTCGGCGAGGTCCTGGAGATGGCGGGCCTGTCCGGGCGTGAGGGCGGGCGGGCCGTCGGCGGCTACTCGCTGGGCATGCGCCAGCGCCTCGGCATCGGCCACGCGCTGCTCGGCCGGCCACGGGCACTCATCCTGGACGAGCCGGCCAACGGCCTCGACCCGCAGGGCATCCAGTGGCTGCGCGGGCTGCTGCGGGGCCTGGCCGACGACGGGTGCGCGGTGCTGCTCAGCTCGCACCTGCTGCACGAGGTCGAGCAGGTCGCCGACCACATCGTCATGATCGGCCGCGGCCGGGTGCTGGCCCAGGGCACGGTCGCCGAGCTGAGCCGCGGCCACGGCCTCGAACGCACCTTCCTCGACCTGACCTCCGACGCCGACAGGAGCTGGACATGA